The following coding sequences are from one Dermacentor silvarum isolate Dsil-2018 chromosome 4, BIME_Dsil_1.4, whole genome shotgun sequence window:
- the LOC119449541 gene encoding anaphase-promoting complex subunit 10 isoform X1 — MNTGYVRDSLSLEREGKVREVGAQAVWSLSSCKPGFGVDQLRDNCLDTYWQSDGPQPHLVNIQFRRKTTIQGICIYADYKLDESYTPNRISVRVGSSFHDLQELEAVDLTEPTGWVHIATRDAAGHPVRTFFVQIAVLSNHQNGRDTHLRQIKVKLDCTTRRPAPDSLAPPGMPSQPHLVGDGIHHKSVTTECHLHKRRRLGLESSCNKVLSSSFTQHQDCFICALYIIESNVCFSNMSVFSDRKTLCLKTGKLLFVFA; from the exons ATGAACACTGGCTATGTCCGCGATTCTTTGAGCTTGGAACGGGAAGGCAAAGTCAGGGAAGTGGGAGCGCAAGCTGTGTGGTCGTTGTCATCTTGTAAGCCGG GATTCGGTGTTGATCAGCTGCGTGACAACTGCCTCGACACGTACTGGCAGTCCGATGGACCTCAGCCGCACCTAGTCAACATCCAGTTTCGCCGCAAGACGACTATTCAAGGGATATGCATTTACGCCGACTATAAACTCGACGAGAGCTACACACCTAACAG GATTTCCGTGCGTGTGGGCAGCAGTTTCCACGACCTGCAGGAGTTGGAGGCTGTAGACTTGACGGAGCCCACCGGCTGGGTTCACATTGCTACACGTGACGCAGCTGGCCACCCTGTGCGAACCTTCTTTGTGCAAATTGCTGTACTATCGAATCACCAGAACGGCCGGGACACCCATCTTCGCCAGATCAAG GTCAAGCTGGACTGCACCACAAGAAGACCTGCGCCAGACTCTCTGGCTCCTCCTGGTATGCCAAGTCAACCACATCTTGTGGGCGATGGCATCCATCACAAGTCCGTCACTACTGAGTGCCACCTCCACAAGCGGAGACGACTTGGACTAGAGTCGTCATGCAATAAAGTTTTGTCCTCCTCCTTCACCCAACATCAAGACTGCTTTATTTGTGCTCTGTACATAATTGAATCGAATGTGTGCTTTTCCAATATGTCTGTATTCAGTGATCGAAAGACGTTGTGCCTGAAAACCGGTAAATTGCTCTTTGTGTTTGCCTAA
- the LOC119449541 gene encoding anaphase-promoting complex subunit 10 isoform X2: MNTGYVRDSLSLEREGKVREVGAQAVWSLSSCKPGFGVDQLRDNCLDTYWQSDGPQPHLVNIQFRRKTTIQGICIYADYKLDESYTPNRISVRVGSSFHDLQELEAVDLTEPTGWVHIATRDAAGHPVRTFFVQIAVLSNHQNGRDTHLRQIKVKLDCTTRRPAPDSLASPGMPSQPHLVGNGIHHKSVTTECHLHKRRRLGLECFPCLCLTPGQAGLHHKKTCARLSGSSWYAKSTTSCGRWHPSQVRHY, translated from the exons ATGAACACTGGCTATGTCCGCGATTCTTTGAGCTTGGAACGGGAAGGCAAAGTCAGGGAAGTGGGAGCGCAAGCTGTGTGGTCGTTGTCATCTTGTAAGCCGG GATTCGGTGTTGATCAGCTGCGTGACAACTGCCTCGACACGTACTGGCAGTCCGATGGACCTCAGCCGCACCTAGTCAACATCCAGTTTCGCCGCAAGACGACTATTCAAGGGATATGCATTTACGCCGACTATAAACTCGACGAGAGCTACACACCTAACAG GATTTCCGTGCGTGTGGGCAGCAGTTTCCACGACCTGCAGGAGTTGGAGGCTGTAGACTTGACGGAGCCCACCGGCTGGGTTCACATTGCTACACGTGACGCAGCTGGCCACCCTGTGCGAACCTTCTTTGTGCAAATTGCTGTACTATCGAATCACCAGAACGGCCGGGACACCCATCTTCGCCAGATCAAG GTCAAGCTGGACTGCACCACAAGAAGACCTGCGCCAGACTCTCTGGCTTCTCCTGGTATGCCAAGTCAACCACATCTTGTGGGCAATGGCATCCACCACAAGTCTGTCACTACTGAGTGCCACCTCCACAAGCGGAGACGACTTGGACTAGAGTGTTTCCCCTGTCTATGCCTTACACCAGGTCAAGCTGGACTGCACCACAAGAAGACCTGCGCCAGACTCTCTGGCTCCTCCTGGTATGCCAAGTCAACCACATCTTGTGGGCGATGGCATCCATCACAAGTCCGTCACTACTGA
- the LOC119449540 gene encoding uncharacterized protein LOC119449540 — protein sequence MAEDLEAEKVLISSILIAHKGPMTISEFEKEYKSLECRPVPCQKFGCANVRQFLNKISDTVTVTRSHAGEDVIQARVKQAVQHIDRMVKQQKPSTTKAKVRHVMHKPPVRGRYVPRGTYRGRGGGRSFGGRDHSATVMPSQKFCEPPDSRTKPPSSPDYHNETASTSITSTDTAQRRGVSRLHYSLLRNSSLYNSTTTSYPIHEDTKHHVEVDALNHSPQCVQNEPGLCKPLSVSHNENYQEVANIAQCEHSDDSSGQASGSQSASVQRNISYVSYNSLVQQWTAQNCVTSSMLQPVYPQTLPVQGASIPPGQPILRPLLCHPFVAPLEEEVIAYNGEPSEQAMSSRLNPSAAAYEPRSTSIQASAVQDEYEFTQGTVGPEFADNQTQVAPEMMSKGTSTVDLTADIPQGFATRVRSLLEEYPTGLDIEVLMKMCEKIMGSSAYFKQNKHPLEMLPDILSSVSSVCIMPDSGGRFKVMLYKSDQKEKQNDAPALPDDLRCGLLSILLKIPQGLKVSELLDLYERRFGEHHHIKTHGQCTSDFIRNILYALPGTVVKSHGDGTRTIQMLKEDLQNPIHNVGPSMPLFDADESDSSVVMCAYPVQELPRCWTFSVAIGEVFSPSEFYILITEDGALSRLTDLMTELDAFYSSAPADFYSVSFTNLKPGFVCAALYTNNGQPLWHRAVVQSVRLHEVFVSYIDYGTIMPVKVADIRRLRSDFLELPAQAIRASLAGVKPKNEQVWPSKAKERFLELVQMGECSCSLVSKEQDTFAVELVMSDGNMEYSLSEVLICEDLAVSTMVKEEITAGSSIETWTFSEGHTADVIMWNGGRYMSSMGISKLLGWKDDEVSKRLSKKGISLVGPLLEKKCDPELHLEVSLSDGVFYFDSVQLYHLHNVPDILGILQHPSENLRSELESKVASCCTLSDQPVFANGANESDNWHLSYNDESSMFLSKITDVSNSQDRVDPSEYVQKSRTEDVTDSGSSQDMEDMAAFRRNLEKKLAELKKTRAALRMAAYENPDSVAASDLQFIESKVDSFSQVLKELDLNSTPHGVEEPSKLSSSNSSNHSNNVTRSTAESVVGKFQDKLMEALKTSKQK from the coding sequence ATGGCCGAAGATCTGGAAGCAGAGAAAGTGCTTATCAGTTCAATTCTAATTGCACATAAAGGACCCATGACAATTTCTGAATTTGAAAAGGAGTACAAATCTCTTGAATGCCGTCCTGTGCCATGTCAAAAATTTGGTTGCGCAAATGTTCGTCAGTTTCTTAACAAAATCTCTGACACTGTTACTGTCACGCGCAGCCATGCAGGAGAGGATGTAATACAGGCTAGAGTAAAGCAGGCAGTCCAACACATTGACCGAATGGTCAAGCAGCAAAAGCCAAGCACAACAAAAGCTAAAGTCCGGCATGTAATGCACAAACCACCAGTACGAGGGAGGTATGTGCCAAGGGGCACGTATAGGGGCCGAGGAGGTGGCCGCTCCTTTGGTGGAAGAGACCACTCAGCGACAGTCATGCCGTCACAGAAGTTCTGTGAACCTCCAGATTCTCGCACCAAGCCTCCGAGCTCTCCAGATTATCACAATGAAACTGCATCTACTTCAATAACCTCAACTGACACAGCTCAACGCAGGGGCGTGTCAAGGCTCCACTATTCATTACTCAGAAATTCTAGTCTTTACAACAGCACTACAACAAGCTATCCCATCCATGAGGACACGAAACACCATGTTGAAGTTGATGCACTCAATCATTCCCCCCAATGTGTCCAAAATGAGCCGGGTCTTTGTAAACCTCTGTCGGTTTCTCACAATGAAAACTATCAAGAAGTTGCAAACATAGCTCAGTGTGAGCATAGTGACGACTCTTCAGGCCAAGCTTCAGGCAGCCAATCAGCTTCTGTACAGAGAAATATAAGTTATGTGTCTTATAACAGCCTTGTTCAGCAGTGGACTGCGCAGAATTGTGTTACCAGCAGCATGCTTCAGCCTGTGTATCCACAGACTTTGCCTGTGCAAGGTGCCAGCATTCCCCCCGGTCAGCCTATCCTGAGGCCTTTGCTGTGTCATCCATTCGTAGCTCCACTGGAGGAAGAAGTCATTGCTTATAATGGTGAACCAAGTGAGCAGGCTATGAGCAGCAGACTCAATCCCAGTGCCGCTGCATACGAGCCAAGATCTACGAGCATACAGGCAAGTGCTGTTCAAGATGAATACGAGTTCACACAAGGAACTGTTGGCCCAGAGTTTGCTGACAACCAAACACAAGTTGCACCCGAGATGATGAGCAAGGGAACATCAACTGTTGATTTAACTGCTGACATTCCACAAGGTTTTGCGACTCGCGTGAGGAGCCTTTTGGAGGAGTATCCCACTGGCCTTGACATTGAAGTGCTAATGAAAATGTGTGAGAAAATAATGGGCAGCAGTGCTTACTTTAAGCAGAATAAGCACCCTCTTGAAATGTTGCCAGATATTTTATCTTCAGTCTCTTCAGTGTGCATTATGCCAGACTCTGGAGGGAGGTTCAAAGTAATGCTTTATAAGAGTGACCAAAAGGAAAAGCAAAATGATGCTCCAGCCCTGCCTGATGATCTCCGATGTGGGTTGTTGTCAATTCTGCTCAAAATTCCTCAAGGCCTCAAAGTTTCAGAGCTGCTAGACTTGTATGAAAGACGTTTTGGTGAGCATCATCACATCAAAACTCACGGCCAATGCACAAGCGACTTCATTCGCAACATACTGTATGCACTTCCCGGCACAGTTGTCAAAAGCCATGGTGATGGGACACGCACCATACAAATGCTCAAAGAGGATCTGCAAAACCCGATACATAATGTCGGGCCATCTATGCCGCTCTTCGATGCTGATGAGTCTGACTCTTCTGTAGTCATGTGTGCTTATCCGGTACAAGAACTACCCCGCTGCTGGACATTTTCTGTTGCTATAGGGGAAGTGTTCTCTCCATCCGAGTTTTACATTTTAATAACAGAAGATGGTGCACTCAGTCGACTAACGGACTTAATGACTGAGCTAGATGCATTTTACTCCAGCGCACCTGCTGATTTTTACTCTGTGAGTTTCACTAATTTGAAGCCAGGCTTCGTTTGTGCTGCTCTGTACACAAACAATGGACAGCCACTCTGGCATCGGGCTGTTGTTCAAAGTGTTCGACTTCATGAAGTGTTTGTGTCCTACATTGACTACGGCACGATAATGCCTGTGAAAGTTGCTGACATCAGGAGGCTCCGATCCGACTTCCTTGAACTTCCTGCACAGGCAATTAGGGCTTCACTTGCAGGTGTAAAGCCGAAAAACGAACAGGTGTGGCCATCTAAAGCTAAGGAACGCTTCTTGGAGCTAGTACAGATGGGAGAGTGTAGCTGCTCTCTCGTGAGCAAAGAGCAGGACACCTTTGCTGTAGAGCTAGTGATGTCTGATGGCAACATGGAGTACTCTCTTAGTGAGGTTTTGATTTGTGAAGACCTGGCAGTGAGCACAATGGTGAAAGAAGAAATTACAGCTGGAAGTTCTATAGAAACGTGGACTTTCTCTGAGGGTCACACTGCCGACGTGATCATGTGGAATGGGGGACGTTACATGTCTTCTATGGGTATCTCAAAGCTTTTGGGCTGGAAAGATGACGAGGTTTCAAAAAGGCTTTCCAAAAAGGGTATCAGTCTTGTTGGGCCTTTGCTGGAAAAAAAGTGTGACCCAGAGCTTCACCTTGAGGTTTCTCTGAGCGACGGTGTTTTTTATTTCGACAGTGTCCAGTTGTATCACTTGCACAATGTTCCAGACATTCTTGGAATACTGCAGCATCCATCAGAGAATTTGAGAAGCGAGCTGGAGAGTAAGGTGGCAAGTTGTTGTACTCTGTCTGATCAACCCGTGTTCGCAAATGGAGCCAACGAGAGTGATAATTGGCACCTCAGCTACAATGATGAGTCTTCTATGTTTCTGAGCAAGATAACTGATGTCAGCAACTCGCAAGACAGAGTTGACCCTTCTGAATATGTGCAGAAAAGTAGGACTGAAGATGTCACAGACAGCGGCAGCTCCCAGGACATGGAGGACATGGCAGCATTCAGACGAAATCTTGAGAAAAAACTAGCAGAATTGAAGAAGACACGAGCTGCATTAAGGATGGCAGCATACGAGAACCCTGACTCGGTTGCCGCATCTGACCTGCAGTTTATTGAAAGCAAGGTTGACTCCTTCAGCCAGGTGCTGAAAGAGCTGGACTTGAACTCCACCCCGCACGGAGTGGAGGAGCCTTCCAAATTGTCCAGTTCTAACTCATCTAATCATTCTAACAATGTCACAAGGAGTACTGCTGAAAGCGTTGTAGGCAAATTTCAAGACAAGCTAATGGAAGCATTAAAGACTTCAAAGCAGAAGTGA